AAATTCCAAAAGGAAAACCTTTCAACCTTTTCTTGATAAAGTGGTAGATACAAGTATGGAAGCTCTCCACTTGGGATGTGAAGTTGttcaacattttcttcttgttacttTTTCAAATAATGTTACTCGGTGCATTATGTAAGTGACATAACTACTAAACAATGGAAGTATTTGGAAAGTTCAATGACAGCAGTGGCTTAATGGCAAGTCCCCACCACCAATTATGATACACGAACTGATGGATACTAACGAACAAACCCCTTAAAGACGCTTTCATTTTCAAGGTTTTGATCGGTTGTGATAAGGATGCCACTCTCCTCCGAGGACTTCACTCAGATAATCTTACAACACTTGATTCAAAGACTATATTAAACAGTAGCAGAAGAATTCCAAAAAAAACTGTAGGTGACTGTGGAAAGACTTCTCGACCAAGTTTTTGTGGGGAAATCAGACTCAACAGAGCGCAGCCAAGAAACGTAGATCCTCAAATCTCGCGGTCTCCATTGTTTGAGGAGAGGCTTTCAGTGTTTGGGTATCTCGACCCATTCCATTGAGAACTGTCGCCGTCTTGATCGAGATTAGCATCGACTTAACGAGGGGTTTTGTTTTCACTCATTTGTTTGGACGTACAGTAGAGGATTCTACTCTGCTGACTGGTCTAAGGTTGGAGACTGGATCTGGATTCGGACCTTGAGATGCAGTCCAGTGAACTACTTTGATGTTCATCCTCCTCATCGTCCACATACTGATCAAGCGATTGACCTTTTGCTCCATTACTTTTTAACTGAGggttaatatatttgatttggattgcATATTCGACCggattgtttaaaaaaaaagcatcggatataaaaataatattaatatccaattaagaaatcagacatattTGGActtaagaaatgatatctgatggttttcagatttgaatttggatatacataaatagcCCATCTGATTCGGTTATGGATTCAGACCgtgtttatttttaaataaatatcctacatccaatgctcttacattttaaaaatcagcAAAGACTTGattgaaaaattggattcagatatggatgtaaaaattggattcagatttcagattcagatacaacttttctgaatccaaatttgaatacgAATATATGAATACCCGAAGAGGATGATATATCTAATTTGAACCTCAACCTTTCACATCTCTACTTTTAACATGTCATCTCTACTTTTAACATGTCTGGGTTCTCACCAGACTTATGCATCTATACATTGGTTATCTTCTTTAGCAGCGGAGCCAGCAAGTTTTCTTTGAGAGGCCAAACAGTTCAAAGcatcaatcaaataaatatttttttttctaaaatttttacgGGGGCCAACTATGCTGCGAGCAGGTTTTGGAGAGCATGGGAGAAATTAGTAGAGTTTGTATACTTATGAACTATGCCTATTTTCCCTCACCCTTAGTGCTGAACATACAAAAAGAATGAAGTGAACAAGGCATGTTCAAGCTCTTTACACAGTAGCTAAAACTGGATTCATCATCTTCAAGAGGTGAGCCTCAATCATTTGTTAACAGATATGACTTGTTGGAGCCTCTCATGAAATCTTCAATTTATAGGACAATCCAAGCTTGAGCTCCATGCATGCAGGTTTTGTAAGTGCATATAACAGGCTCAGTTAAGCTTGAAATTTTAAGGGCATAAATTGAAAAATTCATGTGAATAAGATATATAAACTGACTCCATAAGACCCAACTAGCTACTCGAAAACCCTTGGAGCTAACAACCTACACAAGGTTGCCCAGGCCACTTTCACCTTGTGATCCTTGTAGACAGATGAATGGAcatataacaacccgacccactcccgcgCTCAAGCCTCTGGTTCGGCGGACCCCAACCCGCCTCCTAACAATTTCGGCTCCAGCCTAAAAAAgactaggaaccaggacaatcatctcattaacgACCCtttttataaacccttgaagattcatcacaatcttcgatacccCCAAAAAGACTATGAACCATgataatcatctcattaatgactcCCTTTATAAAGCCCTGAAGATTcatcacaatcttcaatacgaaaCTAAACATTTGAGACATTACGAGGGAGTTCCATGGCTGCAATGTATGAAAACTGGCAAGTTCTCAGAAACTCTGAACCTCGACTTCCAATAACAATGGTGGATTTACAGGAGTCCTTAAGCCTTATCAGTTCTCGCACATGGAACCTTTCTTGTACAAAGGAACGCAGGCTGAGGTGTGAAGAACGTGGTTGGTTTGAACATCTTTGCTGAGTGAGTATCGAAATCCTACATGTAAAGTGGATCAGATCACACAGTACGTAGCCAAATATGCTAGTGACGATTTTTGAGCAACTTAAACAACTCGGTAGATCCAAATATAAAATCGCTCTATAAGCAGCATTCTATGCAGACAATAAAGTCGTGAGTGGCTTGAGACTTTGGTTTCTTAGACTAAGTAGATAGAGGGTTCAGAATTGTGGCCCATCTGGGCAAATATGATCATCGATGCAGTTGGCGGATCAAATATCAATGACTAATGCATGGTTTGGAGTTTGGATGCATAAAGTAATCCAAGTctcatcttctttttggttGGTTTCGGAGTTCTAAGATTGATCTGGTTTCAAGGCTGTGACCGATAAATCAGTCAACTAGAGTGCCGTCTGTCCACCTTTTGCAATTCATAAAAGAAGTACCCATCAGAATCAAATTGACAAACTGACTTTTACCATTCTCCTATCCCAACCAACTATGTTATGCCCCTAACTATTAATCGCTAAAACCAATGGTTGTCAAATTGAACAGGGTCATGCACTAATCGATTTGGTGAATCAACCAATTCGATGATCTATGGAAATGGTTGTGAATCAGCAAAATTGAACAAATGAAATTTCTAAAGAAAATATTagtataataaaaaattcataattctttaaaaattaataatttgaaaaatatatgataCTCTGGAATGGGCTTGAATTGGAGTATTCAGCTGGCCGCCTAAGGAAGCCCTTCATATGCAGGTCCACACCCAGACCAGCTAAGTAGCACTGCCGCATGGATCGGGCTCGACACAATGATCAGTATTCAGGTCATCGGCGCCGAGATCGATTTGAAATCGGAAGAGAATCTCAGACTCAAGCATATCAAACTTTGCATTTATCATACTTACCACACCAGAATATTCCCCAAGTACATAATTGCAATCTTCCATATCGGAAACAGCATGTACAATATAAGCCACCATGCTCATGCATGTGTATTTagaaatgtcaatatatctaaatgttccaaatatatatatatatatatatatatacgattaagaaatcgagttgaattcagatttaggaaatgacattGAATTGGATTCGAGTTCAGGTGTACATAAACATCCGATGAAATTCAATTAGAATCTGATTtagtttcaaacaaatatcctataccTAATGAcctcacattttgaaaattatccagatttggttcaaaattttgatttggatgTGAAAGTAAAAAACAGATgtggatcatattcagattgtgaaatcggattttggatttcgattcatatataaatttcttgattcatatttgaatgtaAATTCAAATCCGAACATGTGAACATCCGAAACAATAGATATGATTTAGAGTATATACAATTTGGGTCTGATACATTAACATCCCTTTCTGTTTTGACAGAAAAGTGCACTGATCAGTAGAAGTGCGATACTTACAACACTAATCAACGTTCAAGTATTTCCACTCTATTTCAGGGGTAGAGATCGGACTACAGTTGTTGAATCCTGAACCGAGCTCGGCTCAAGCTATGTTTAGTGGGCTAGGACACCTGAGGTTCCAACATCTGAACCCAATTCTAGCAACAGCTATACCAGTCGGTAACCTGGTTAGAGCTAAAGGCTAATGTTCCAAACTTTGGACGGTTGTTAGAGATCCCCCCCTAAGTCCACTGAAACCCAAGTTATAAAGGTATCTGGAGCTCAAGTAGAAAACTCAAGTTATCTAAGCAACCTCTCAGAAAAAAGCGCCTTTTGGAAGTTCACGTCTTCCTcgcctttttattttcaaatacttTTTTGACGAACAAAAAAGACCGTCACCCAATAAAGAGCCAATAGTTTCTACCTAACCTTTTGTCCCATAGGTACAAGGCCTGGCCTCAGGGTGTTACCCATGCTCTACTTCAACTTATATATTAGTGGCCCGACCTTTTTGCAGTACAAGAAGTTGATGCTCTGATAATCGAAATAGAGACTGCCCCCACCTCAAGCCATTGCATCAACCACAGCTTTTGGTTTCTAAGTGAAGTTGTGCTGCTGGGAAACTGCATCTCGGCATTAACCAACGCTGAATCCTCAGCTTGcctatcatatatatatatcttttcttttcttcatatatatatatatatgaagaaaagaaaatgcaaaagaaagaaggagattCCGTGGCCCTAGGGCAATACAGCTTGGATCTGGAACCAGCACGGATCGAATCGGCCCATTTGTTACCTCTATTAGGAGGGAGGGAATCTGATTTATGGCCACCGATCCCAAAGTTAGTGCATGTGGGTGAGTTGTCATGGCCCATACGCCCTACCATCATCCCATGCAGATCTGCACTCGTTGACTCTTTACTCCCGATTAAGTCCAAACCATGTATCATGATTGATGCCCCCACATGAACGTCAGGTTGGAGTAGATCTCACGGATCCCGTTCCCATAATGGATCTGGATTTTGAAGCACAGTCTCAAAAGCTGACGTATGAATCCGGTGAAACGGATGTGGAGGCTTCAATGTGATGGCTTCTTCACAAAACAAAAGTGGACTCTAGAATCGCACCGTTATTTTGCATAATAAAGTATCGTATCAGTAACGGGCCAATATAACATGGAGCGTTCCGTTTAGGAAATCGAGGAGCGGGATCTGGGCCGATGACGTAATACATGGAGTCAGATCCAATGCAGCCGAAGATGGCAAAGACCCTTGGTACCCAGATCCGACCCGTTTCCACCTTCAGCACATCGTCggagattttgtttttgtttaatatatatatatatatatatattaaacttcaACTGAATGGCTCCCTAACAAAACCATGGGATTTGAGATGGAAGGAGATCGTGTTATTTTTCTGTGGAGATGGTGACGTATCACGACGTATGTCCTATCTCATATATGGAGCCATCCATTAACATAGGCCCTCTTGATGGCACATTCTTTGGACTCTCCTGCAGACAGAACAACTCCTTTGTCATACTTCCTAGAACGAATTCTATAATCAAGATTTTTCTTCTCGACTCGGATCTTTCTAACCCTCCGATCATGAAACAAAGCCAATGGACTTTGATCTCAGCAACATTTGAAGCCATCACCATTGAAAGGAATCATAACCTTCCAAGCAGCCGAGCCTGTAAAAGTTTTCTGTATCTGAGTGATCTCAACTTGCTTCGTGAAAAgcagaaaactttgttttgttttgatttttaaatcgCCTATGACTCTCGTCGGTTTCGACCTCGAGATCTTCCTGCTATGATAATGCAACCCGCGTGGGTCACCACCTCAATTTAGATTTACCTCATTCTATCCTGCCTTTTGAAACCAGATGATGCGTCGTCGTCATTATTACCAATTCAAAAACTTTCCTGTCATCAATATATGCGATTCAAATGGATTCTATGGAAGAACCATCTTTTTGTTTGGCCTTCGCTGACAGGTATGTAAAGGGCACGCTGACTCCTACTGGAAGCAAAGCTCGTTTCCCCGACAGCAGTAATTTCACTGCGAACCACTGACAGCTCCACCTTTGAATGAGACCGAGGAAGGAGCATCCTAAGGTTGATCTTCTTTCAAGTACAGACGAAGAAAAAGATTTGCGCCTCTTAATTgatgagaagggaaaaaaaaagatagcaAAGTAACTATGAATGGCCTAAGTTAGTCATGTATAATAAGTAGACAATAGTTGTACTTATCCTcttgtttattattattagaTGCAGAAAAAGTAACGTGTACAGTGTCTTCTTAGTCGTGGCTTTGAATGTGGGTGATTTATGGTGTGAAGGTTGAGCTACGAAGTGAATTTTAGTACGCGGCTCCATTTGTATCATGTAGCAATGGAAAGGAGTTGCAGGAGTAGGCTCCGAGGTGAGAGTAGCAGCAAAGGCGTTGGATGCCCGAAGAAAGCAGAAATGACCGGACCAGAGGAAACCGCGTCGGTCCACAAGAAGCTCCACGCCGGCGCACCTCTTGTCGGCTCCTGCCACGTGAGCCTCATTCTCTTCTCGCTCCTCCCTGTGCTGTGCTGtgctttactctctctctcttgagaTCGTCCGTTTCGTATAAAACCGAGTTCCTGCGTTCACTCTGCTAGACATCTTTTCAGGGAAAGGCAGAAGCAGGATTCTCATCTCCAGCTTAGTTTCACACTGCATCCTTTATTGGGGTACAAGTAGAAGTTGAAGGCACCCATCCTTTCGTCTTCGAatcatttttgttcttctttctttgagATCCGAGGCTGAGAAGATTGAAACAGATTCTCAACCTAAGATGGGTGTTGTGCGCTTCTTCCATTTCATATTCTTCTTTGCCCTCCTCTTGCTGCCTTCAGAGTCCAGTGCTCAGACCATACGTGGTAGCACAAATGGGGTTGTTGTGATGGGCGGTCGTCGGATCTTGGGCTTCGAAGAAGTTCCTGATTCGGAGGGTAAGCAGGACGAAGCCGAAGCGTCAGATTCGATCTCTCTTccagtgaagaagaagaagcaggacAAAGAGGTGTCTGATTCTAGCTCTgtgttggagaagaagaagaagaaggagaaagaagcacCTGATTCTAGCTTCCTTTTGGAGAAGAAGGCGCCCAAAGAGGCCCTTGGTTCTGGCTCTGTTTTAAAGAAGAAGACCAAGGAGGCGCTTGATTCTGACTCTGTTTCGGAGAAGAAGGTGAAGCTAGAGCAGCCCATCATCAAACAAGTGGTGAAAGTGAAGAAACCCACAAATGGTTCCACTACCACATCAGCTGCAGCAACGCTCCTGAAGAAGAAGACTCCTTTGAACCACACGAATGCTCAGTCGAAACCGGTGCCTCCTACCGGCCTGAAACCCATCAAGAAGCAAGCAGATCTACTGAAAACAGTGGAGTCCAAGAACAAGACgaaagtagaaaagaaaactcTCGGCGCTGCATCTGACGCCGGCGACTTCCAAATAATAAAGAAGAAGCCTGACGCCTCCATCTCCACCTCAACTTCCTCTGCAACTCCCACCAAGAAAAAAGCCCCAGCCACAccggagaagaagaaggacccAAAGGAGAAAGAGACGCAGATTAAGCTGAAGAAGACGAAGGAAGTGTATAGCGATGACGAGGACGATCTGATACAGGATTTCCGGGGCCTCCCCTACAAATTGCAGGAGACTTTCATCCCGGACCTCGAGAGGATCTCCACGACCTCCAAGGCCTATCTAAACAGAGCCAACCGTGAAATGGTGGAGGGGTTTAAGCCGCTGGTAGGCCACAGATACGCTCCAGTCGTCGCCACCGTGACTTCCTAtatcttcctcctcctcccactCCTTCTGGTGTCGCTTCTCTTCCACCAGATCCGCGAGTACCTCTCCCTTCAGAGGCTGctcttcttcattcatggcTACCTCGGCGCCTACTTCACCGTCCTCACCCTGACCTTCGCCTTCACTAGAGTTGAACCGCTTCGCTTCTTCTACCAATATTCGATGACGAGCTACATAAACATGCAGGTGATGCAGACTCTGTTCTATGT
Above is a window of Nymphaea colorata isolate Beijing-Zhang1983 chromosome 8, ASM883128v2, whole genome shotgun sequence DNA encoding:
- the LOC116259398 gene encoding uncharacterized protein LOC116259398, which produces MGVVRFFHFIFFFALLLLPSESSAQTIRGSTNGVVVMGGRRILGFEEVPDSEGKQDEAEASDSISLPVKKKKQDKEVSDSSSVLEKKKKKEKEAPDSSFLLEKKAPKEALGSGSVLKKKTKEALDSDSVSEKKVKLEQPIIKQVVKVKKPTNGSTTTSAAATLLKKKTPLNHTNAQSKPVPPTGLKPIKKQADLLKTVESKNKTKVEKKTLGAASDAGDFQIIKKKPDASISTSTSSATPTKKKAPATPEKKKDPKEKETQIKLKKTKEVYSDDEDDLIQDFRGLPYKLQETFIPDLERISTTSKAYLNRANREMVEGFKPLVGHRYAPVVATVTSYIFLLLPLLLVSLLFHQIREYLSLQRLLFFIHGYLGAYFTVLTLTFAFTRVEPLRFFYQYSMTSYINMQVMQTLFYVMYLLMLVLYMVVQFSTATGLWVRVSALVQTMVGAVVGLHYYSAVFHNALAHKPPRASWRSHAVYAFCFLMLSLLAKRVIDRSKKAYHHESGEGDKQN